Proteins co-encoded in one Acidobacteriota bacterium genomic window:
- a CDS encoding RtcB family protein yields MAWQGKLHKVGECRYEIPMDYQSESMKQHGLSMRVPGLIYADGTMVESITADNSPDQVAHVATLPGIVKNSFAMPDIHHGYGFAIGGVAAFDADEGVISPGGVGYDINCGVRLIRTSLHAEDIKSRLTKLIDTFYTNIPSGVGVGGRVKLTIDQIDGVLINGARWAVSQGYGWEEDLERIEENGCIEGADPSVVSHSAKKRGAPQLGSLGAGNHFLEIQQVDQIYDPVAAAAFGILEVGQVTIMVHTGSRGCGHQICTDYLDLMRHANQKYNIPLVDRELSCAPASSPEAQRYFTAMKCGANFAWANRQMITHWVRESFERVMQKSARSLELRMVYDIAHNIAKLEEHEVGGRMRRLYVHRKGATRAFGPGNLVLPGDYREVGQPVLIPGDMGTASYLLVGTETAMKETFGSSCHGAGRLMSRRQSMKQFPVSEVLEKMRRKGIYLKAASRRGISEEAPGVYKNIDNVVDVSHRSGIARRVARFRPLGVVKG; encoded by the coding sequence ATGGCCTGGCAGGGAAAACTCCACAAAGTCGGTGAGTGCCGGTACGAGATTCCAATGGACTACCAGAGCGAGTCGATGAAGCAGCACGGCCTGTCGATGCGGGTTCCGGGGCTGATCTATGCCGATGGGACGATGGTCGAAAGCATCACCGCCGACAACTCGCCCGACCAGGTGGCGCACGTGGCGACCCTGCCCGGCATAGTCAAGAACTCGTTTGCGATGCCGGACATCCATCATGGGTACGGCTTCGCCATCGGCGGCGTGGCGGCCTTCGATGCCGACGAGGGTGTTATCTCGCCGGGGGGTGTCGGTTATGATATCAACTGCGGCGTTCGCCTGATCCGTACAAGTCTGCACGCCGAAGACATCAAGAGCCGTCTGACGAAGTTGATCGATACCTTCTACACCAACATTCCCTCAGGTGTCGGCGTGGGCGGGCGCGTGAAGCTCACGATCGATCAGATTGACGGCGTCCTGATAAACGGCGCGAGATGGGCCGTGTCCCAGGGATACGGATGGGAAGAGGACCTTGAGCGGATAGAAGAGAACGGCTGCATCGAAGGGGCCGACCCTTCGGTGGTGAGCCACAGCGCCAAGAAGCGGGGTGCACCGCAACTGGGGTCACTCGGCGCCGGGAACCATTTCCTCGAGATACAGCAGGTGGACCAGATCTACGATCCGGTCGCTGCCGCGGCGTTCGGGATTCTCGAAGTCGGGCAGGTGACCATTATGGTCCACACCGGGTCGCGCGGGTGCGGCCACCAGATCTGCACCGACTACCTTGACCTGATGCGTCACGCCAATCAGAAGTACAACATCCCCCTGGTGGATCGGGAGCTTTCCTGTGCGCCGGCTTCATCGCCGGAGGCACAGCGGTATTTTACGGCTATGAAGTGCGGTGCGAATTTCGCGTGGGCGAACCGACAGATGATCACTCACTGGGTCAGGGAGTCGTTCGAACGGGTGATGCAGAAGTCGGCCAGGAGCCTTGAATTGCGGATGGTCTACGACATTGCGCACAACATTGCCAAGCTCGAGGAGCATGAAGTGGGCGGTCGGATGCGGCGGCTGTACGTTCACCGAAAGGGGGCCACCAGGGCGTTCGGCCCCGGAAACCTGGTGCTTCCGGGCGACTACCGCGAGGTGGGCCAGCCGGTGTTGATCCCGGGGGACATGGGCACGGCCAGTTACCTGCTGGTCGGCACCGAGACGGCCATGAAGGAAACGTTCGGGTCTTCCTGTCACGGGGCCGGGCGATTGATGTCCCGCCGCCAGTCAATGAAGCAGTTCCCTGTCAGCGAGGTCCTGGAAAAGATGCGACGGAAGGGCATTTACCTCAAGGCAGCCAGCCGGCGGGGCATTTCCGAGGAGGCACCGGGCGTGTACAAGAACATCGACAACGTGGTAGACGTGTCTCACAGGTCCGGTATCGCCCGAAGGGTGGCCCGGTTCCGTCCACTTGGCGTCGTCAAGGGGTAA
- a CDS encoding TIGR01777 family oxidoreductase, whose protein sequence is MRILVSGSTGLIGSALVKSLAGRGHEITRLVRPGRAVVPGSVMWDPTSGLLELKPLEGFDAVIHLAGENVAAQRWTPEQKRRIRDSRVRGTSLLCSRLKELANPPAVAVLASAVGYYGDRGDEELTEDATPGDGFLADVTREWEEASAPLAHTSIREVRLRTGTVLSTGGGVLPRLLPLFKSGLGGTLGTGRQYMSWIAIDDLIGIIDFAMSGHSMSGAVNAVAPHPVTNREFTRALAKALGRPALLAAPRFALRLISGEMADDLLLASTRAVPVKLIEAGYRFMHPELKSALDALFGK, encoded by the coding sequence GTGAGAATTCTTGTCTCGGGATCAACCGGATTGATCGGATCGGCGCTGGTGAAGTCATTGGCCGGTCGGGGACACGAGATCACGCGGCTGGTTCGACCCGGCCGGGCAGTGGTCCCGGGTTCAGTAATGTGGGACCCGACCTCGGGCCTGTTGGAGTTGAAACCGCTGGAGGGATTCGACGCCGTAATCCATCTGGCCGGAGAAAACGTGGCCGCTCAACGCTGGACGCCCGAGCAAAAACGGCGCATCCGTGACAGCCGTGTTCGGGGCACGTCGCTGCTGTGCAGCCGGCTGAAGGAACTGGCCAATCCCCCGGCCGTCGCGGTCCTGGCCTCGGCCGTGGGTTATTACGGGGACCGCGGTGACGAAGAGCTGACCGAGGATGCCACCCCCGGGGACGGCTTTCTGGCCGATGTCACACGAGAATGGGAAGAGGCGTCAGCGCCGCTCGCCCACACCTCCATCAGGGAAGTCAGGCTCCGAACCGGCACGGTTCTATCAACTGGGGGCGGCGTGCTGCCGAGACTGCTGCCGCTGTTCAAGTCCGGGCTGGGCGGAACACTCGGTACGGGGCGGCAGTACATGAGCTGGATTGCCATCGACGACCTGATCGGGATAATCGACTTCGCCATGTCCGGTCACAGCATGTCCGGAGCCGTCAACGCGGTGGCGCCGCATCCGGTGACAAACAGGGAATTCACCAGGGCGCTGGCAAAGGCGCTCGGCCGACCGGCCCTGCTTGCAGCACCCCGATTTGCCCTCAGGCTCATCTCGGGCGAGATGGCCGATGATCTCCTGCTGGCAAGCACGCGGGCGGTGCCCGTGAAGCTGATAGAGGCAGGTTACCGTTTCATGCACCCCGAACTGAAGAGTGCCCTGGACGCTTTGTTCGGAAAGTAA
- the bcp gene encoding thioredoxin-dependent thiol peroxidase encodes MSTSDNQIPAAGTGAPDFTLPGQDGADVSLTDFTGKWVVLYFYPKDDTPGCTTEACDFTAGIKAFEKLNAVVLGVSPDSVASHQKFTAKHKLDLTLLSDEDKSVLRKYGAWRLKKIYGKEMMGVARSTFLIRPDGTIAYVWSDVQAAGHADEVKEKLAELSQ; translated from the coding sequence ATGAGTACATCGGATAATCAGATACCCGCTGCGGGTACCGGCGCGCCGGACTTCACGCTGCCCGGCCAGGACGGCGCCGACGTCTCGCTGACCGACTTCACCGGAAAGTGGGTGGTGCTCTATTTCTACCCCAAAGATGATACGCCCGGATGCACCACCGAAGCGTGCGACTTCACGGCAGGCATCAAGGCCTTCGAGAAACTCAACGCCGTGGTGCTGGGCGTCTCACCTGACTCCGTCGCCAGCCATCAGAAATTCACCGCCAAGCACAAGCTGGACCTGACGCTCCTGAGTGACGAGGACAAGAGCGTCCTCCGCAAATACGGCGCCTGGCGCCTCAAGAAGATCTATGGAAAAGAAATGATGGGGGTTGCCCGCAGCACGTTTCTGATCAGGCCCGACGGTACCATCGCATACGTGTGGAGTGATGTGCAGGCCGCCGGGCACGCCGACGAGGTGAAAGAAAAGCTGGCCGAGCTGTCGCAGTAG
- a CDS encoding ABC transporter permease, translated as MRRAYLGLIRKEFIQVWRDPKMLGIIFAMPVVQLLLLGYAVNVDVKNITLDVYDFDRSRTSRELVSAMKAGDYFLPTEEAFVREATPVWDLDARFKDGSAEMALIISNGFSSGLARGDSVTVGVLADGADANSARTGLGYCAQIVNRYSRRVTGVSPPVEIRHRFLYNPEAESVNYMVPGIVATLLMMVTVMLTSMAIVRERETGTLEQLMVTPIKVHTLLLGKLTTFAILGLFEATLALTIGVLWFGIPFVGSPLLLFALAGLFLLTTLGMGMFFSTITSTQQQAMFLAWFFAIFAILTSGFFTPISNMPPLIQRITYLNPMRYFMSIIRGIMMKGAGLVDLLPEIGALIVFGAVIFSFSMIRFHKRVG; from the coding sequence ATGCGGCGAGCGTACCTCGGCCTGATCCGCAAGGAATTCATCCAGGTCTGGCGTGACCCCAAGATGCTGGGAATCATCTTTGCCATGCCGGTCGTGCAACTCCTGCTCCTCGGCTATGCCGTCAATGTCGACGTCAAGAACATCACGCTCGACGTATACGACTTCGACCGCAGCCGAACGTCGCGGGAACTGGTCAGCGCCATGAAAGCCGGCGACTACTTTCTCCCGACCGAAGAGGCGTTCGTGCGAGAGGCGACTCCCGTCTGGGATCTGGACGCTCGTTTCAAGGACGGCTCGGCGGAAATGGCCCTTATCATCTCCAACGGTTTTTCGTCCGGGCTTGCCAGGGGAGACAGCGTAACGGTGGGTGTTCTGGCCGACGGTGCGGATGCCAACTCCGCCCGTACGGGCCTGGGGTACTGCGCCCAGATCGTGAACCGATACTCCCGCAGGGTGACCGGCGTGAGTCCGCCCGTGGAGATCCGACACCGGTTCCTGTACAATCCGGAGGCGGAGTCGGTCAACTACATGGTGCCGGGGATCGTGGCCACGCTGTTGATGATGGTGACGGTTATGTTGACGTCGATGGCGATTGTCCGCGAACGCGAAACGGGCACGCTGGAGCAACTGATGGTCACACCGATAAAGGTGCACACGCTCCTGCTGGGCAAGCTCACCACCTTTGCCATTCTCGGGCTTTTCGAGGCGACGCTGGCCCTGACGATCGGGGTGCTGTGGTTCGGCATTCCCTTCGTCGGCTCCCCGTTGCTGCTGTTTGCCCTGGCCGGCCTCTTCCTGCTCACGACGCTCGGGATGGGTATGTTCTTCTCCACCATCACCTCGACCCAGCAGCAGGCCATGTTCCTAGCCTGGTTCTTCGCCATCTTCGCCATCCTGACGTCCGGCTTTTTCACCCCCATCAGCAACATGCCCCCGCTCATCCAGCGCATCACCTACCTTAACCCGATGCGCTACTTCATGAGCATCATACGCGGTATAATGATGAAAGGGGCCGGCCTGGTCGACCTGCTGCCGGAGATCGGGGCGCTCATCGTATTCGGCGCGGTCATATTCAGCTTTTCCATGATACGCTTCCACAAGCGAGTCGGCTGA
- a CDS encoding ABC transporter permease, protein MHRIRFIVRKEILHILRDVRSLIIVIAMPIMMTFLYGYAINLDIENVTISIVDFDHSRESRDLTGSFYNSPHFSRPKVPVDPLDPESILRSARSSAILYIKPGFGQALGNGEEHTLGMTIDGSDAILAAAVQSYSNVVLRDFLLERVPHGVPVPGIMISPRVFYNPDLKSAHFFVPGLVAILMMMISALLTSITIAKEKETGTMEQLLTAPVRPSEILVGKLLPYILIALLDGILVLVFAKVVFGVPFVGAPLLLLGFGLVYVAAALSIGILISSLVATQQVAMMIALLTTMLPSVMLSGFIFAVKNMPVPLQAVSYLIPARYFVAIIRGIMLKGAGADVLAVHGLGLVVLMASLLLVAGRRFKTRVD, encoded by the coding sequence ATGCATAGAATCCGCTTCATAGTCCGCAAGGAAATCCTCCATATCCTGCGTGACGTGCGTTCCCTGATCATCGTCATCGCCATGCCCATCATGATGACGTTTCTCTACGGCTACGCCATCAACCTGGACATCGAGAACGTTACCATATCCATTGTCGATTTCGATCACTCGCGTGAATCCCGCGACCTTACGGGCAGTTTCTACAACTCGCCGCACTTCAGCAGGCCGAAAGTTCCAGTGGATCCGCTCGATCCGGAGTCAATTCTTCGGTCCGCCCGATCCAGCGCCATCCTCTACATCAAACCGGGATTCGGGCAGGCGCTCGGAAACGGTGAGGAGCATACGCTGGGCATGACGATCGACGGCTCGGACGCCATCCTGGCGGCCGCGGTGCAAAGCTATTCGAACGTTGTCCTGCGGGATTTTCTGCTTGAGCGCGTGCCACATGGTGTGCCGGTACCGGGCATCATGATCTCGCCGCGCGTCTTTTACAATCCCGACCTGAAATCGGCGCATTTCTTCGTTCCCGGCCTGGTGGCTATCCTGATGATGATGATCTCGGCGCTCCTGACTTCAATCACGATCGCCAAAGAAAAAGAGACCGGCACCATGGAACAACTTCTCACGGCGCCGGTCCGACCGTCGGAAATCCTCGTCGGCAAGCTGCTCCCGTACATCCTGATCGCGCTGCTCGACGGCATTCTGGTTCTGGTTTTTGCCAAGGTCGTCTTCGGCGTGCCCTTTGTCGGAGCGCCATTGTTGCTTCTCGGATTCGGTCTGGTCTACGTGGCCGCCGCGCTCTCAATCGGCATTCTGATCTCATCCCTCGTGGCCACGCAGCAGGTGGCGATGATGATCGCCCTGCTGACCACCATGCTCCCGTCCGTAATGCTGTCGGGCTTTATATTCGCGGTGAAAAACATGCCCGTACCGTTGCAGGCGGTCAGCTATCTCATCCCGGCCAGGTATTTTGTGGCCATCATTCGAGGCATCATGCTCAAGGGAGCCGGCGCCGACGTTCTCGCCGTTCACGGCCTGGGGCTCGTCGTATTGATGGCTTCGCTGCTGCTAGTGGCCGGACGCAGATTCAAGACGAGGGTGGACTGA
- a CDS encoding ABC transporter ATP-binding protein, with protein sequence MTDNTIVRISDLTRRFGTFTAVDRVSLTVRRGEIFGFLGANGAGKTTVIRMLCGLLMPSSGAGTVAGYDVRKQPELIKRSIGYMSQKFSLYPDLTGGENLRFYGSAYGLNRSTVDRRVAALSDRLALHGFLDRTAGSLPVGWRQRLALAAAMLHRPEILFLDEPTAGVDPVFRRTFWGTLYELADEGVTVFVTTHYMDEAEYCGRISIMHCGRIIELGKPLELVKEHRAVTLEDMFVSLIESQDQCNA encoded by the coding sequence GTGACTGACAATACGATCGTGCGCATCAGCGATCTCACCCGCCGATTCGGCACGTTTACGGCCGTTGACCGCGTCTCACTGACCGTCCGGCGCGGGGAGATTTTCGGATTTCTGGGGGCCAACGGGGCCGGCAAGACAACGGTCATCCGCATGCTCTGCGGCCTGCTCATGCCCAGTTCCGGCGCGGGTACGGTGGCCGGGTACGACGTCCGTAAGCAGCCTGAACTGATAAAGCGCTCGATCGGGTACATGTCACAGAAGTTCTCGTTGTATCCCGACCTGACCGGTGGCGAGAACCTGCGCTTCTACGGCTCCGCGTACGGGTTGAACCGGTCGACCGTCGATCGCCGCGTGGCCGCCCTGTCCGACCGGCTGGCCCTTCACGGCTTCCTTGACAGGACTGCGGGTTCCCTTCCGGTGGGCTGGCGACAGCGACTGGCCCTGGCCGCCGCGATGCTGCACCGGCCCGAGATCCTCTTCCTTGACGAACCCACCGCCGGCGTGGACCCGGTCTTCCGCCGCACCTTCTGGGGAACCCTCTACGAGTTGGCCGACGAGGGCGTCACGGTCTTTGTCACCACCCACTACATGGACGAAGCGGAGTACTGCGGCCGGATCTCAATCATGCACTGCGGGAGAATCATCGAGCTGGGCAAGCCGCTCGAACTCGTCAAAGAGCACCGGGCCGTCACCCTCGAGGATATGTTCGTGAGCCTCATTGAGTCTCAGGACCAATGCAATGCATAG
- a CDS encoding ABC transporter ATP-binding protein: MSYVSAQELCRTYGQVAALDRFTLDVHQGEIFALVGPDGSGKTTLIRILCGLLSPDSGTAMIAEHDVTRQFDHIKPLLGYMPQQFSLYPDLTVEENLVFYAGIYGVTGDAYRQKRKLLYEFSNLGPFTDRRAADLSGGMKQKLALSCALVHDPRLLILDEPTTGVDPLSRRQFWEILLTLRSQGVTVLVSTPYMDEVARADRACFVLGGRKLTQGTPQDLSAEFTGRIFYLDREPTTRLVEQVNHIEGLTGRRFGAGLHLYIGPGQAIGNYVDALGRIGVEVAELTAVDPSLEDRFIQLMEGAS, encoded by the coding sequence ATGAGTTACGTGTCGGCCCAGGAGTTGTGCCGGACGTATGGCCAGGTTGCCGCCCTCGACCGGTTCACGCTTGACGTTCATCAGGGAGAGATTTTCGCCCTGGTCGGCCCGGACGGCTCCGGGAAGACTACCCTTATCCGCATCCTGTGCGGACTGCTCAGCCCCGACAGCGGAACGGCCATGATCGCCGAGCACGACGTCACCAGGCAATTCGACCACATAAAGCCGCTGCTCGGTTACATGCCGCAGCAGTTCTCGCTGTATCCCGACCTGACGGTGGAAGAAAACCTGGTCTTTTACGCCGGCATCTATGGCGTCACCGGTGATGCCTATCGGCAAAAAAGGAAGCTGCTGTACGAGTTCTCCAACCTTGGTCCGTTCACCGACCGTCGGGCGGCGGATCTCTCCGGAGGAATGAAACAGAAACTGGCCCTGTCATGCGCCCTGGTCCACGATCCCCGCCTGCTGATTCTCGACGAGCCGACCACCGGTGTCGACCCTCTCTCGCGGCGCCAGTTCTGGGAGATCCTGCTTACGCTTCGAAGCCAGGGCGTGACGGTACTTGTCAGCACACCGTACATGGACGAAGTCGCCCGGGCCGACCGCGCCTGCTTCGTGCTGGGCGGCAGGAAACTCACACAAGGAACACCGCAAGATCTTTCCGCCGAGTTCACCGGGCGCATCTTCTACCTGGATCGCGAACCGACCACGCGGCTTGTCGAACAGGTGAACCACATAGAGGGCCTGACGGGGCGTCGCTTCGGCGCCGGCCTGCACCTGTACATCGGCCCGGGCCAAGCCATTGGGAATTATGTGGATGCCCTGGGCAGGATCGGTGTTGAAGTGGCCGAACTCACGGCCGTCGACCCCTCGCTCGAGGATCGCTTTATCCAGTTGATGGAGGGCGCCTCGTGA
- a CDS encoding HlyD family efflux transporter periplasmic adaptor subunit yields MFHVKNIITLAVLYTFVSCGGLGDSSGGSGLVEADEVIVSAETSGQIQAVFFGEGTALKEGDTLLVIDGSRLELQMASMRAGREVATANLETARIKVQQATEAEEYAKSEFERASRLLKSGTATQKQFEQLQFEHSQAVLSKQAALANVRTLDAEIKKLDSDIDRFARELKDCYPLAPLSGTVTEKYIDAGELLAVGRPVAKIVRLDTVWVKVYLPAATFANVVSGTGARISTETGGREYDGTVVWTADEAEFTPKNVQTAESRAGLVYAVKVRIPNTDRRLKVGMPVFVSLEIP; encoded by the coding sequence ATGTTCCATGTGAAGAATATCATCACCCTTGCCGTCCTGTACACGTTTGTTTCGTGTGGCGGGCTGGGCGATTCCTCAGGCGGTTCCGGTCTGGTCGAAGCCGATGAAGTCATCGTCTCGGCGGAAACATCCGGGCAGATTCAGGCCGTCTTCTTCGGTGAAGGCACGGCGCTGAAGGAGGGAGACACGCTGCTGGTAATCGACGGGAGCCGACTTGAACTGCAAATGGCTTCCATGCGGGCGGGGCGCGAGGTTGCAACGGCCAACCTGGAGACCGCTCGAATCAAGGTGCAGCAGGCCACCGAGGCCGAAGAGTACGCCAAGTCTGAATTCGAGCGTGCCAGCCGCCTGCTCAAATCGGGGACCGCCACTCAGAAGCAGTTCGAACAACTCCAGTTCGAGCATTCGCAGGCCGTATTGTCAAAGCAGGCGGCTCTCGCCAATGTCAGAACCCTCGACGCCGAGATCAAGAAGCTCGACAGCGACATCGACCGCTTTGCCCGCGAGTTGAAAGACTGCTACCCACTGGCGCCGCTCTCCGGGACCGTCACCGAAAAGTACATCGATGCCGGCGAACTGCTGGCCGTTGGCAGGCCGGTGGCCAAAATTGTTCGTCTTGACACTGTCTGGGTTAAAGTGTACCTGCCCGCCGCGACATTCGCCAATGTGGTTTCGGGCACCGGCGCCAGGATCAGCACCGAGACCGGAGGCCGTGAGTACGACGGCACGGTCGTCTGGACCGCCGATGAAGCTGAGTTTACACCCAAGAACGTGCAGACGGCGGAATCAAGAGCGGGTCTGGTCTATGCCGTCAAAGTGAGGATTCCCAACACCGACCGTCGGCTCAAAGTGGGAATGCCGGTATTCGTCTCCCTGGAAATACCATGA
- a CDS encoding TolC family protein yields the protein MRYVLVVLLLIIGATPAAARDLSLGEALTLAQQHSLALKKASAETQAARQSLQSALAERHPTLSLTALALYVDDIATLDIDLSPGPSFSRQIGTRESYQTDIRVGVPLYTGGRISAGIGGARSARDYYVALELAGLDRVRYQVRKEYLTLLAAHRLVETALASLQRTRIISTDITAMYKAGAADSVDLLQARLAVTQAQFGHERALIERRSAEIRLLVLLGLDPGEPLNLTTWPGPPVLPEEPQPVPATRPELLAADAGIRLSESRVDLAASEYLPNLSAFAGYSYGRPNLDRFNNTWNDYFTFGGQLSWSLNLFKNRSRRSAAFHGVQAARRERTRLGEQLDVQARLAYEQLKLSHIRYLSARDEYEITSESYRLACEKHKEGLLSSNRLLEIETTLTAAQSNLAAALANFYIAAAEYYYAIGSDELERGM from the coding sequence ATGAGATACGTGCTTGTGGTTCTCCTGCTGATAATCGGCGCCACGCCGGCGGCGGCCCGTGACCTGTCTCTCGGGGAGGCGCTCACACTGGCCCAGCAGCACTCTCTGGCGCTGAAGAAAGCCTCAGCCGAAACTCAGGCGGCCCGGCAATCGCTGCAATCAGCTCTCGCTGAAAGACACCCGACGCTGTCCCTGACCGCGCTTGCCCTGTACGTTGACGACATCGCTACACTCGACATCGACCTCTCGCCCGGCCCGTCGTTCTCACGTCAGATTGGCACCAGGGAATCCTACCAGACGGACATCCGCGTCGGCGTACCGCTTTACACCGGCGGGCGAATAAGCGCCGGCATCGGCGGCGCCCGCTCTGCGCGTGATTACTACGTTGCCCTTGAGCTGGCCGGCCTCGATCGGGTCCGCTACCAGGTCCGAAAGGAATATCTGACCCTTCTGGCGGCACATCGGCTTGTCGAGACCGCTCTGGCCTCGTTACAGCGCACCAGGATAATCAGCACGGACATCACGGCCATGTACAAGGCGGGGGCGGCCGATTCCGTCGATCTTCTTCAAGCACGACTGGCCGTGACCCAGGCACAGTTCGGTCACGAGCGCGCCCTGATCGAACGGCGGTCGGCGGAAATTCGCCTGCTGGTCCTTCTCGGGCTTGATCCGGGTGAACCGTTAAACCTCACAACCTGGCCCGGTCCCCCCGTGCTGCCGGAAGAGCCTCAACCCGTCCCGGCGACCAGGCCCGAGCTTCTGGCCGCCGATGCCGGCATCCGCCTGAGTGAGTCCCGCGTTGATCTTGCGGCCTCCGAATACCTCCCGAACCTGTCGGCTTTTGCCGGGTACTCGTACGGCAGGCCCAACCTTGATCGGTTCAACAATACGTGGAACGATTACTTCACGTTCGGTGGCCAACTGTCATGGTCTTTGAATCTCTTCAAGAACCGGTCACGGCGCTCAGCGGCTTTTCACGGCGTTCAAGCGGCAAGGCGGGAGCGTACTCGACTGGGCGAGCAACTCGATGTCCAGGCCCGACTGGCTTACGAGCAATTGAAACTCAGCCACATCAGGTACCTGTCCGCTCGCGACGAGTACGAAATCACGTCGGAGAGCTACCGGCTCGCCTGTGAGAAACATAAGGAAGGACTGCTCTCCTCCAACCGGCTGCTGGAAATCGAGACGACCCTTACGGCGGCCCAGTCCAATTTGGCCGCCGCCCTGGCGAATTTCTATATCGCGGCTGCCGAGTACTACTATGCCATCGGCTCGGACGAACTTGAACGAGGTATGTAG
- a CDS encoding TetR/AcrR family transcriptional regulator, with protein MNNAKPPLPLDPDTGPSLSTRERIIIAARAEFARHGPAGARVERIARNAGVNKAMIYYHFNSKDQLYQAVFEHHFEIISQRLKSRLAEPETVEDTLRAATDFWAETFSEMHEFRSLVLRELARPSEEVIGRIAQLMSASGLPQAIQQTFAEETAAGRFRRADPRQALTSFLTMNLGYYFLAPIIDRVLQIDDHEQFVGERKEAVVDLFLNGMRARQP; from the coding sequence ATGAACAATGCAAAACCACCCTTACCGCTCGATCCTGACACCGGCCCGTCCCTCTCCACCCGCGAGAGAATCATCATTGCGGCCCGGGCTGAGTTTGCCCGTCACGGACCGGCCGGGGCGCGAGTGGAGCGGATTGCCCGTAACGCCGGTGTCAACAAGGCGATGATTTACTACCACTTCAACTCGAAAGATCAGCTTTACCAGGCCGTCTTTGAGCACCATTTCGAGATCATCAGCCAGCGACTCAAGAGCCGACTGGCCGAGCCGGAGACGGTTGAAGACACGTTGCGGGCGGCAACTGATTTCTGGGCCGAGACATTTTCCGAAATGCACGAATTCCGCTCCCTCGTCCTGCGCGAGCTGGCCCGCCCGTCCGAGGAAGTCATCGGCCGAATCGCACAGTTGATGTCGGCGTCCGGCCTGCCACAGGCGATTCAGCAGACCTTCGCCGAGGAAACGGCCGCCGGCAGGTTTCGCCGTGCGGATCCTCGCCAGGCGTTAACGTCATTCCTGACCATGAATCTCGGCTACTACTTCCTGGCCCCGATCATCGACCGCGTCCTGCAGATCGATGACCACGAGCAGTTTGTCGGCGAACGCAAAGAGGCCGTGGTCGACCTCTTTCTGAACGGTATGAGAGCGAGGCAGCCATGA